One Doryrhamphus excisus isolate RoL2022-K1 chromosome 17, RoL_Dexc_1.0, whole genome shotgun sequence genomic region harbors:
- the elovl4a gene encoding elongation of very long chain fatty acids protein 4a, with protein MEIVTHLINDTIEFYKWTLTIADKRVEKWPLMNNPLPTLAISTSYLLFLWLGPKYMKNREPFQLRKTLIVYNFSMVFLNFFIFKELFMAARAARYSYICQPVDYSDDPNEVRVAGALWWYFISKGIEYLDTVFFILRKKFNQVTFLHVYHHCTMFTLWWIGIKWVAGGQSFFGAHMNAAIHVLMYLYYGLASCGPKIQKYLWWKKYLTIIQMIQFHVTIGHTALSLYVNCDFPHWMHYSLICYAITFIILFGNFYYQTYRRQQPRRDASSSKASKAVSNGAINGLSKAANGATAAGGKDDKPQENTGRRKRKGRAKRD; from the exons ATGGAGATCGTTACGCACTTGATCAATGACACCATAGAGTTCTACAAGTGGACCTTAACCATTGCAG ACAAACGAGTGGAGAAATGGCCCCTGATGAACAACCCCCTGCCCACATTGGCCATCAGTACATCCTACCTTCTGTTCCTTTGGCTGGGGCCCAAATACATGAAGAACAGGGAGCCCTTCCAGCTCCGCAAAACCCTCATCGTCTACAACTTCAGCATGGTCTTCCTCAACTTCTTCATTTTCAAAGAG ctgtttatgGCCGCTCGGGCAGCGAGGTACAGCTACATCTGCCAACCGGTGGACTACTCGGACGACCCCAATGAAGTCAGG GTTGCAGGAGCCCTGTGGTGGTATTTCATCTCCAAAGGCATCGAGTATCTGGACACGGTTTTCTTCATCCTGAGGAAGAAGTTCAACCAAGTCACTTTCCTGCATGTCTACCACCACTGCACCATGTTCACGCTCTGGTGGATCGGCATCAAATGGGTGGCAGGAGGACAGT cattcTTTGGTGCACACATGAATGCAGCCATCCACGTCTTAATGTACCTCTACTACGGCCTGGCTTCCTGCGGACCGAAGATCCAAAAGTACCTGTGGTGGAAGAAGTACCTGACCATCATCCAGATG ATCCAGTTCCATGTGACCATTGGCCACACGGCCTTGTCCCTCTACGTCAACTGCGACTTTCCCCACTGGATGCACTACTCCCTCATCTGCTACGCCATCACCTTCATCATCCTCTTCGGCAACTTCTACTACCAGACCTACCGCCGCCAGCAGCCCAGACGTGACGCCTCTTCGTCCAAAGCTAGCAAAGCCGTCTCCAACGGGGCCATCAATGGACTCAGCAAGGCCGCCAATGGCGCAACGGCGGCGGGGGGCAAAGACGACAAACCCCAGGAAAACACCGGCAGGCGAAAGAGGAAAGGAAGAGCAAAACGAGATTAG